The Pan troglodytes isolate AG18354 chromosome 8, NHGRI_mPanTro3-v2.0_pri, whole genome shotgun sequence genome window below encodes:
- the SFXN2 gene encoding sideroflexin-2 isoform X1, whose protein sequence is MEADLSGFNIDAPRWDQRTFLGRVKHFLNITDPRTVFVSERELDWAKVMVEKSRMGVVPPGTQVEQLLYAKKLYDSAFHPDTGEKMNVIGRMSFQLPGGMIITGFMLQFYRTMPAVIFWQWVNQSFNALVNYTNRNAASPTSVRQMALSYFTATTTAVATAVGMNMLTKKAPPLVGRWVPFAAVAAANCVNIPMMRQQELIKGICVKDRNENEIGHSRRAAAIGITQVVISRITMAAPGMSKMGKPFHPGEACDAGWRSQPHSAFGWEVGPTFYSHASQTALLDCCKPRRTTLVPRTSVHPRFGVESYFHFINTCQALVFNVRHSVGC, encoded by the exons ATGGAGGCTGACCTGTCTGGCTTTAACATCGATGCCCCCCGTTGGGACCAGCGCACCTTCCTGGGGAGAGTGAAGCACTTCCTAAACATCACGGACCCCCGCACTGTCTTTGTATCTGAGCGGGAGCTGGACTGGGCCAAGGTGATGGTGGAGAAGAGCAG GATGGGGGTTGTGCCCCCAGGCACCCAAGTGGAGCAGCTGCTGTATGCCAAGAAGCTGTATGACTCGGCCTTCCACCCCGACACTGGGGAGAAGATGAATGTCATCGGGCGCATGTCTTTCCAGCTCCCTGGCGGCATGATCATCACGGGCTTCATGCTCCAGTTCTACAG GACGATGCCGGCGGTGATCTTCTGGCAGTGGGTGAACCAGTCCTTCAATGCCTTAGTCAACTACACCAACAGGAATGCGGCTTCCCCCACATCAGTCAG gcAGATGGCCCTTTCCTACTTCACAGCCACAACCACTGCTGTGGCCACGGCTGTGGGCATGAACATGTTGACAAAG AAAGCGCCGCCCTTGGTGGGCCGCTGGGTGCCCTTTGCCGCTGTGGCTGCGGCTAACTGTGTCAATATCCCCATGATGCGACAGCA GGAGCTCATAAAGGGAATCTGCGTGAAGGACAGGAATGAAAATGAGATTGGTCATTCCCGG AGAGCTGCGGCCATAGGCATCACCCAAGTAGTTATTTCTCGGATCACCATGGCAGCTCCTGGGATGAGTAAGATGGGGAAGCCCTTCCATCCTGGGGAAGCCTGTGACGCAGGGTGGAGGTCTCAGCCACACTCAGCTtttgggtgggaggtggggcccaCCTTCTACAGCCATGCTTCTCAAACTGCTTTGCTTGATTGCTGTAAGCCTAGAAGAACCACACTAGTTCCTAGAACATCAGTTCATCCAAGGTTTGGGGTagaaagttattttcattttattaatacttGTCAAGCCCTTGTGTTTAATGTTAGACACAGTGTGGGGTGCTAG